A part of Papilio machaon chromosome 11, ilPapMach1.1, whole genome shotgun sequence genomic DNA contains:
- the LOC106711505 gene encoding opsin-1-like (The RefSeq protein has 2 substitutions compared to this genomic sequence) — translation MALDYLNTGVAKMDTWNGQMSAYGANQTVVDKVLPEMLHLVDPHWYQFPPMNPLWYGLLGFTITCLAITSITGNAMVIYIFTTTKNLKTPSNLLVVNLAVSDFLMMACMAPPLIINSYNETWVFGPLFCAIYACGGSLYGTVSIWTMTAIAFDRYNVIVKGIAAKPMSINGALLRILAIWLSSLAWTVAPIFGWNRYVPEGNMTVCGTDYLSKDWFSRSYIIAYAVFCYFLPLGLIIYSYWFIIQAVAAHEKAMREQAKKMNVASLRSSDAANTSAECKLAKVALMTISLWFMAWTPYLVINFAGVFETAPISPVSTIWGSVFAKANAVYNPIVYGISHPKYRAALYQRFPSLACQPSPDESGSVASGNTAVCEEKAPA, via the exons ATGGCGTTAGATTATCTCAACACTGGTGTAGCAAAAATGGACACTTGGAACGGACAAATGTCGGCTTACGGCGCAAACCAAACTGTGGTAGACAAAGTTCTACCCGAAATGCTTCATCTCGTTGACCCACATTG GTATCAATTTCCTCCTATGAATCCGCTATGGTACGGTTTATTAGGTTTTACGATTACTTGCTTGGCTATCACATCGATCACCGGAAATGCTATGGTCATCTATATCTTCACGACGACaaag AATCTCAAGACTCCTTCAAACTTGCTTGTCGTCAACTTAGCTGTTTCCGACTTCCTGATGATGGCTTGCATGGCACCTCCTCTAATCATTAATTCTTACAACGAAACATGGGTATTCG GTCCACTTTTCTGTGCGATTTATGCTTGCGGAGGTTCCTTATACGGTACAGTATCAATCTGGACAATGACTGCAATCGCCTTCGATCGATACAATGTGATTGTTAAAGGCATTGCGGCCAAGCCAATGAGCATCAACGGAGCTCTGTTGCGTATCTTGGCCATCTGGCTTTCATCACTCGCCTGGACTGTTGCTCCAATCTTCGGATGGAACAG GTATGTCCCAGAAGGTAACATGACAGTATGTGGAACTGATTACCTCAGCAAGGACTGGTTTAGCCGCAGCTACATCATCGCTTACGCTGTCTTCTGCTATTTCCTGCCTTTGGGTCTTATTGTCTATTCTTACTGGTTCATCATCCAA GCAGTGGCAGCTCATGAAAAGGCCATGAGGGAACAAGCAAAGAAAATGAATGTAGCGTCTCTAAGATCCTCTGATGCTGCGAACACCAGTGCTGAGTGCAAATTGGCTAag GTTGCTTTAATGACCATCTCCCTATGGTTTATGGCCTGGACTCCATATTTGGTAATCAATTTTGCGGGCGTATTCGAGACGGCACCTATTAGTCCCGTCAGTACAATTTGGGGCTCTGTTTTCGCCAAAGCGAACGCAGTTTATAACCCAATCGTATATGGGATAAG CCACCCGAAGTACAGAGCCGCACTCTACCAACGATTCCCATCACTGGCGTGCCAGCCTTCTCCAGATGAAAGTGGGTCTGCGGCTTCCGGGAACACTGCTGTTTGCGAAGAAAAGGCCCCtgcataa